A window of Deferribacter autotrophicus genomic DNA:
TACTGATTTCGATACATTATGTGAAAAACGTAAAAATCATTATCTTTATAAATACCTTTTAATGTTACGCCGGCACCGGTCCTTCCTCGATATTGCAAACACATCGCAGCTTTTAACAACGGCATTAACCGAAATTCTCCAAAGGAAGCCAGCAAACCACAGGCACCAAGAGGTAACCCCTCTTTGCCCCCTGAAAATTCCTCTACTGTTATCTCTCTATTTCTTTTCAACATCTGAAACCCCTAATAGCTTTTTTAAGTTTGTATATTGTTTTTCAACATAATCTATTTTTGGTGAACCCTCCTCAATTACACTGAGGGCAGCTCGTGGACAGGCTTCCACGCTTTTGAATGTAGCTGAGCCCATCTTCTCCTCTAAAAAGTGGTAAAAACAAGCATCCTTTTCCAGACTCCATTCGGTAATATGTTTCACAATGGACCCACCCGCATACCTATAACACCAATCACACTGTATACAAATTCCACAAAAGAAACACCTCTTTGCAAAAAGAACAGCCATATCTTCATCAATAGTTTTTACAATCTCTCTAAAGCTTTCTTTTCTTTCTCCAAAATCGAGTTTTTCTTCAACTAACCTTGAAGATTTATCAAAATATTTCACATTTAAAGTATCAAAAAATGCAATCTCTCTCTCAGGCTCCTCTGCCACATCAATTCCCAGATTTTTTAATACGGCTCTTGCTGTCTCCCTTGCAAGTCCAACAGCCCTCACCACCATACCGGTATTCTCCACTGCTCCCATGGCCGCATCGCCGGTTATATAAACTTTATCTTTCAACTCTACAGGTAAATCATGACAAATAAGCCTTGGAAACTCTATTGAAAAACTTTCCCCCACGAAATAGAAATCAGGCTTGTCACCCACAGCTACTACAATCCTGTCAAATTCAAACTCTTCATAAACATCTTTTACCGGCACCGGTCTTCTTCTTCCGCTTTCATCCACAGGGCCAAGCTTCATTTTTTGGCATTTTAAAATCAACTTCTCGTTTTTCCTTTTAATACTCACAGGTTGAAGTAAAAATTTAAAATCAACACCTTCCCTTTTCGATTCTTCCACTTCCCCCGGATGAGCGGTCATTTCAGAAACAGTCCTTCTATAAATAACAGTCGGTTTTGCACCCAATCTCACCGAAACCCTTGCCACGTCAAAAGCAGTATAACCACCACCGATAATTCCTATACTTTCACCTTTTTTTAACTTTAAATTTTCTACATTATCAAAATTTACATCTCTTAAAAACTGTATTCCGTTATAAACCTTTCCTAAATCCTCACCTTCTATCCCCATAACACCAGGTTTATGGGCACCGGTTGCAACTATAACGGCATCATACTCTTTCACTAACTTTAAAAATTTCTCTTTATTAACATTTTCATCACAATAAATATTAACTCCTGTATCAATAATATACTGTAACTCCTTTTGAAAAATCTCTCTCGGATATCTGTAAACAGGTATCCCTTCAACCAGTAATCCCCCAGGTTTTGAGTGCTTTTCATAAACATCCACTTTAACACCTTCCTTTGCAAGGAAATAGGCTGCAGAAAGTCCTCCGGGACCAGAACCAATCACAGCCACCTGTTTATCATTTTTTGTTTTAACATTTTTAGGTTTTAACCCCTTTTTATAACCCCAATCTGCTACGAAACGCTCTAATGCTTTTATATCCACTGGCATATCAAATTTTGCTCTGTTACAGGCCGTTTCACAAGGATGGTCGCAAAACCTCCCACATCCAGCAGAAAAGGGATTAGTCTCTTTAAGCAGATAAAACGCTTCTTCAAATCTTCTTAAACTAACCAGATGTAAGAATTTTGGAATATCATTTTTGGCGGGACAACCTGTGTTTCCTAGATGATCCTTTGAATAACAGGGACTTTTTCTATTTACATAAACAGGATAAAGTTTTTTCAATTTCTCCTCCTATGGTAATTATCCTTTATTCTTTTTATATTATAACACAGATTTAAGAAAAACCTCAGATAGTTACTAGATTGTTTTATAAGGTTTGTCAAGTCTTTTAGATAAAATTTTAAGGTATCTTAGTTATTTTTGCTTATAATCTTAGTTTTTCCGCAATTTCGTCAAAACTTTTTGTATTCAAAACCTGCTCTTTTATAATACACCCTTTTCTCGCTACATAAACACCAAATCTTAAATCATCAAACCCTTCTTTGTAATGAGCATCCGGACTTATTGAAATGAGTAGATTGTATTTATGAACATATTCCATCCTCCTCCAGTCAATATCAAGTCTGTGAGGATTTGCATTCAACTCAATTACCACCCCATTCTCCTTGCACACTTTAAAAACTTCATCCTCGTCAAAAGTATATCCTTCTCTACTCAATAAAAGTCTACCGGTAGGATGTCCAAAAATATTTACATAAGGATTACTGAGTGCCTTAACCAGCCTTTTTGTCATACTGTTTTTATCCAAATTAAAATGAGAATGAACACCTGCAATCACAAAATCAAACCTTTGTAACACTTCATCATCAAAATCCAGAGATCCATCTGCTAAAATATCACACTCAATCCCTTTTAAAATTTTAATTTCTTTATACTTTTCTTTCAATTCTCCAATCTCTTCAAATTGTTGAAACACTCTTTTTTCATCCAACCCGTTTGCGATATAAGAAGACTTGCTATGATCGGAAATTCCTACATATTGGTAATTTCTATCCAGACAAACTTTTATAACATCTTCAATACTCATAGAACCATCGGAATAGCTTGTATGCACATGGAAAACACCCCTTATATCATTTAAGGAAATCAAATTTTCTTCATCCACCACCCTTTCAAACTCGTAAAACCCCTCTCGAAGTTCCGGTATCACATATGGCATATCAAGAAGAGTGTAAATATCTGATTCTTTTTCAATTTTAATTTGTTTATCTCCATCAAAAACACCATATTCATTTATTTTATAACCTTTCTCCTTCCCCTTCATTCTAATTATTTCATTATGTTTTTTACTACCCGTAAGATGATGCAACATTGTAATAAAACTATCTCCATCACATATCCTAAGATCGGTATGGATACCTTTGTATTTAAATGTTATTTTCTTGTCCCCTTTTTCTTCCAAATTAATGTCCTCATTTTCGCTCAAATACTGAATAAAATGAGGGATACAATTACTTTCTTTCAGTTCAACAACAACATCAATATCTTTAACGGTTTCAAGCTTTCTCCTCAAACTACCAGCTATCTCGATCCTCTTAACATCCTTGAACCCTTTAACCACATTCTTCAAATCCTCTGCAATTGGCTCTATTTCAGAAAACAAATATCTATCCTTATGTTTGTTATAAAAAGAAATCCCTTTTAATATCTTTTCCTGTGTTTTTAAACCGAATCCCTTTAACAATTTTAACCTATTCTCATTGCAAGCATACTCAAGTTCTCCAATAGACCTTATATTAAGCTCTTTATAAAGCCTAAACGCCTTTTTCGGTCCTAAACCCGGAATTTTTGTCATCTCAATCAAAACTTCAGGTGTATTTTGTATTATTTTTTCAAGAGCATCAAAACTTCCTTTCTCTATAATTTCTAAAATTTTTCCGGATAATGCTTTCCCTACCCCTTTTATATCCGTCAAAACTCCACCATTTCTCACATAATCCACTATTTCAAAATCCAATCCTCTTATTACTCTCGCACCTCTTCTGTAGGCTGTTACTTTAAACGGATCTTCATTGTTCAACTCAAGATAATCTGCATATATTTCAAAAAGATCTGCAATATAACTGTTATTCATTTTTTTAGACCAAACTGATTTATTTTTCTGTGAAGATATGTCCTTTCAATCTCAAGAATTTTGGCAGACTGAGATATATTCCAATTAGTACTCTTTAATACTTTTGCAATATAATTCTTTTCAAATATCTCTTTAGCCTTCTTCAAAGGTAAGCCCATACTAATAATTTCAAAGTCATCATTTTTCAGCCCTTTCAAAAACCCAGGAGCATCATCTACTGTAAGTTTATCCGATTCTGATAAAACCACCATTCTTTCAACTGTATTCTTAAGTTGTCTTACATTACCTGGCCAATCATACTCTACAAATAACTCCATCAACTCATCATCAATCTCTTTCAAATTAAGACCATTATTATAACATGATTCTTTTAAAAAATGATCTATCAGCAAAGGGATATCCACTTTTCTCTGCCTGAGAGGAGGAACATGAATAGGTACCACGTTAATTCTATAATAGAGATCTTCTCTGAATCTCCCTTCTGCAATCTCTTTTTCAATATCTTTATTTGTTGCAGAAATTAATCTGAAATCAGATCTTATAACTTCATTCCCTCCAAGCCTTGAAAATTCAAATGTTTCCAATACTCTCAACAACTTTGCCTGCATCATCAAATCCATATCCCCTACTTCGTCTAAAAATAGAGTACCCTTATTTGCAAGTTCAATTTTACCAATTTTCCTACTTACGGCACCCGTAAATGCACCTTTTTCATATCCAAACATTTCACTTTCTATTAATTCAGATGGAACAGCAGAACAGTTCAACTCCACAAATCTCTGATTTGAACGCTTGCTTAAAAGATGAATTAGTCTTGCCACATGTTCTTTACCTGTCCCATTATCTCCTGTAATAAGTACCCAAGCATTTGTTGGAGCAATCTTTTCAATTCTACGCTTTAATTTGGTTATTTCATCACTTACACCAATTAACTCATACTTTTTCAATAGATCAAATTTATAATATTTCAAATCTCTTACAAGTTCGATTTTGTCACTGATATGTTTAAGTAATAAAATTATTCTATCTAGTGATAATGGCTTTTCAAGGAAGTCATAGGCACCGTGCTTAATTGCATCAACTGCATTTTCGATATTCCCATGCCCACTAATGATTATAACTTCCGTCTCTGGAAAGTACTTTTTTATGTCCTTCAACCCTTCATTGCCATCCCTATCAGGAAGCCAGATATCAAGAAAAATTACGTCATAAACTTCCTCTTTAAGTTTTTTAAAACCATCCTCAAATGTTAATGCAAAATCAGCTTCATGCCCTTCATCTTCTACAATATCTTTTATTGTGCCACATATATTTTTTTCATCATCAATGATTAAGACCTTCATCATTTACCCCAGTTTGTTTTATTAAATCTTATATTAAAAACTGTATATTCATTTTCAACACTTTCAACTTTGATCTCTCCATCGTGCTCTTCTACAATTTTCTTTACAATTGCAAGCCCAAGACCTGTCCCTCCAGATTTTTTACTGAAATATGGTAAAAATATCTTATCAACATCCTCTTTTTTTATCCCTACACCATTATCTTTAAATGATAGACATATATATTCTTTATTCTCAGATATATCTATTTCAATAGTCCCATTATCGTTAACCGCTGCAATAGCATTATTTAAAAGGTTGTGAAATAATCTTTTAATTTGAGAAACATCACCGTAGAAATCAACGCTTTCTGTTTTTTTGTAAATAAAATTAATATTATTATGCGAACTTTTATAAAATTCTACAACTTCATTCAAAACATCATTTAAATCAAAATATGTCTTGTAAACATTTGGCATTCTAGCAAACTCGTTAAATTCATTTACCATTTTATACAAATCATTCACTTCAAAAATTATAGTTTTTATACTTTTTTGTATCGATTCAGATACATTACCATTCTCTTCTTTTAATTTTCTCAATACTCTTTCTGCATTTAATTTAATTGGAGTTAATGGGTTTTTAATCTCATGAGCTATACGACTTGCAATCTCTTTCCATATTTCGTATTTCTTTGCATTAAGTATATCCGTGATATCATCCATAAAAAGGATAATATTATCTGGTTCATCATGACTCAAATAGACTTTAGATAAGGTAATAGAAAATGTTTTTTGCGTATTATGAACTTTCAAGTCTTTCTGAAAACTTTTACTTTTTTCATTATGATTTTTGAAAAATTCTTTTAATAGTTTCAAAATTTCATTCCACCACTCTTCTCCAATTTCTAATATTTCTTTTGCCTTATCATTGAATTTTAAAATTTTAAGATTTTCATCAAAAAGAAAGATAGCCGATTTTGTATTTTTGAATATCGTATCTATATACTGATTATCTCTAAATATTTGCCTATACATGTTATCAAGTTCTTTATTCTTTTTATTTAACTGTTCAGTGTGTTCTTTTAGTCTTCTCGCCATCTCATTAAATGACTTAATTAAAACTCGCAGCTCGTAGTCTCCTACTTCCTCTAGCTTAACATCCAAATCACCTTTTGAAATCTTTTTTGAGGCTTCTGCCAAAGCTCCTAATGGTTCGGTTATATTTTTTGAAAAAACAATACTCCCCCAAATCCCTGCTAAAGCAACAAGTAATGTCATTAAAACAAGGAGAATTTTATATGAATTTTTAACAGGTTCTGCAAAAAATTTTATCTGACTATAATTCCTATAAGAATCCATTATTTTTGAAACTTTTTCGGCTTGAGCAGGTGGAACAATTTTATATACAAATAATGCTCCTAATATTACTTTTTCCGAAGTTTTAGCAGAAACAGGTGCCCCTACCCAATAAATCTGATTCTCACCGAAAAATTCATATTTTGCTACCTGTTTTGCATTTTTTACTATCTCTTCAACAGTTTCCTTGTCTACTAAGAAATTTATATAAAATTTTTTATCCTCTGATAAAATTCTATTCCCTTCTTTATTATAAACTGCAACGCCATCAATTCTGTTATTTTGGAGATAATCTACCACAAAATTTTTAAGCTCTCCGTAATTCCTCTGATACAAAAAACCTTTAGTGGTAACAAGCTTTGATAATATAGACGTTTGCTCAACTAAATCCTGCTCCAATTGATTCTGGTATTTTTGCATTAAATCCACCGAACTTTTCAACGCCTGCTCTACCTGAGCATCAAACCACTTATTAATACTATTATTAATAATATTGATAGAAAAAATGAAAACTATCGATACAGGTATTACACTTAGTATAATCGAAAAAATTACCAGTTTACTTTGTAACGATGCACCAAATACTCCTTTACTTTTAGAAAAAAATATTTTTGCCAAATTTCTGAAAATAACAATCAGTAAAGCGAGTAATAATACTATATTTAGATTTATAAGCAAAAAAATCGAAATATTTGAAGTAAAAGGAAATTCAAAATTAACAAGCTTTGAACTAACAATGAAATTTATTAAAATTAATATCAATAAAAGAATAAAATATAGGAAAATCTTTTTCTGTTTAGATTTATCTCCAGCAATCATTAAGCAAGGCCTAAATCCTGAGCCACTTGTTCAATTAAATCTTTATTTATAACATGCTTCTTTATCAAAAATCCTTCAAACAATGCATTATCACAAATAGTATTTATTAACCTTGGTATCCCCTTAGAATATTCATAAATTTTCTTTATTGCTTCTGATTCAAAAATGAGTTCTTCTGAACCAGCAATTTTAAGTCTATGTTTGATATATCGTAAAGTTTCATTTAAATCCAATGGTTCTAAAACAAGCCTCATAGAAACCCGTTGGAAAAGGGGCTTATCCTGTCTTAAGTTACTTTCTAATTCAGGCAAACCAAACAAAACGAATGTAATCAACTTCCCTTTCTCATCTTCAAAATTTAAAAGTCCCCTCATCTCTTCTATAACTTCCTTTTTGGAAAGCATCTGAGCTTCATCAATTAGTATGACAACTTTTTTCCCCATTTCATTGATTTTTGAAAGCTCTTTATAAAGGGTATTAACCATCTCATGTTTTTCAGAAGGTATATTTTGTATTCCCAATTGTAAGCAGAGCTTTTTTAAAAACCATTCAGATGATACTTCGGAATGTACAACTACAATCAATGCAGCTTCGTATTTTTCAGGGTCAAGTTCTTCAAAAAACAACCTTGCTAAAATAGTTTTTCCTGTACCTATTGGACCTAAAACTATGCCCAACCCTTTTCTATAATTAATAAGGTAGTTTAACTTGTATAAAACTAGTGAATGCTTTTCAGACTTAAAAAAATATTTTAAATCAGGAGTATTATTAAAAGGTAGCTCTTTTAGACCATAAAATTCTTTCAATCCCATCGTTTAACCTATAAAAATGATATTTTCTTTTTTCTTTTTTTCTTTTTAACTGTTTTCTCATTTTCATCTGAAATATTTTCCGAATCACTTATTTCATAATCAGGATATTGTTTTAGTTTTTCTTTTAAGTCACGAAAATTCATATCAATATTTGCCAGCTTATCAAAATATACTTTTGCAATCTTTTTATCCCCTTTAATTTCATAAACAAGAGCAAGCTCATACAGAGAGTTTTTAACCTTCTCTATATCATCAAAATCAGCTAAAATCAGTTTATGAACATTAATAGCATTATCGTACTTACCCATTTTTTTGTAACATTCAGCCAGCATGTATAGGCTTTCATATTTCTTACTTCCATAAGATGCCTTCTTAAATTCCTCTACAGCATCTTCGTACAATTCCATCTCAAAATACGCTAACGCTAAATCATAATGTGTTTCATAGTCATCAGGTGAAACCTTTTCATTAATACTTTTTCTTATATTCTCAACCAAAGTTTTTTCATCTTTATCTAATTGTATGATTTTTTTACCTGTAACAGCTTCACCTTCAACAAATTCATCCAAATCTATAAGTTCTCCACTGTCTTCTAATTCATTAAAGAATAGAAAGATTTTTGAAGCGTAATCTTTAACCTTCTCATTATCTGGATATTCCAGCAATAAATCATCCACTACCCCTTTCGCTTTTTCATACTGCCCAGAATTTATAAGCTCCTCAATTTCCGCCAATCTTGATTTTAATGACTCATCCTCTTTTTTTTCATCAATAAATTCAAATCCAGTTAAATCTAACTCCTCTATTGAAATAACATCAGCTAACTCATCTTCTAACAAAACGTCATCATCTTTTTTCTCTTCACCCTTGACCTCTTGTTCACCTCTCAAATCAAGATCTACATCAAGTTCAAAACTTTCATCAGTATCAGGGACAAAATCGGGACCTAAAACTGTTGTTTCAAGCCCAGAAATCGTTGTCTCAACCGTATCTTCTTCTTTCTTATCTTCAGATATTACCTCTTCAAGTTTGCCAAACTCCAAATCTTCAAGAGATGTTTTATCTTCGCCTTCTAAATCAGGACCATACTCTTCATGACTTTCAAGTGATATCCCATATTCTAAATCGTTAATGTAATTTAATATTCTATCAGCCTTCTCAGTATCTTTTCTGGAAGAATAAATTTCAGCTAATCTTTTATATATAGCAATCTGTAAATCTTTAGCTTTACACTTACCAGCTAATGTTACCATTAAATCTAAAAGTACATCGTCATCTATTTTATCATAGATACCTTTAATTACCTGTATAAACTCGATTTTAAAATCATAGTCAGGCAATTCATTTATTTCCTTGATAAGATTAGATAAATTCTCATAATCATCA
This region includes:
- a CDS encoding FAD-dependent oxidoreductase gives rise to the protein MKKLYPVYVNRKSPCYSKDHLGNTGCPAKNDIPKFLHLVSLRRFEEAFYLLKETNPFSAGCGRFCDHPCETACNRAKFDMPVDIKALERFVADWGYKKGLKPKNVKTKNDKQVAVIGSGPGGLSAAYFLAKEGVKVDVYEKHSKPGGLLVEGIPVYRYPREIFQKELQYIIDTGVNIYCDENVNKEKFLKLVKEYDAVIVATGAHKPGVMGIEGEDLGKVYNGIQFLRDVNFDNVENLKLKKGESIGIIGGGYTAFDVARVSVRLGAKPTVIYRRTVSEMTAHPGEVEESKREGVDFKFLLQPVSIKRKNEKLILKCQKMKLGPVDESGRRRPVPVKDVYEEFEFDRIVVAVGDKPDFYFVGESFSIEFPRLICHDLPVELKDKVYITGDAAMGAVENTGMVVRAVGLARETARAVLKNLGIDVAEEPEREIAFFDTLNVKYFDKSSRLVEEKLDFGERKESFREIVKTIDEDMAVLFAKRCFFCGICIQCDWCYRYAGGSIVKHITEWSLEKDACFYHFLEEKMGSATFKSVEACPRAALSVIEEGSPKIDYVEKQYTNLKKLLGVSDVEKK
- the polX gene encoding DNA polymerase/3'-5' exonuclease PolX, with translation MNNSYIADLFEIYADYLELNNEDPFKVTAYRRGARVIRGLDFEIVDYVRNGGVLTDIKGVGKALSGKILEIIEKGSFDALEKIIQNTPEVLIEMTKIPGLGPKKAFRLYKELNIRSIGELEYACNENRLKLLKGFGLKTQEKILKGISFYNKHKDRYLFSEIEPIAEDLKNVVKGFKDVKRIEIAGSLRRKLETVKDIDVVVELKESNCIPHFIQYLSENEDINLEEKGDKKITFKYKGIHTDLRICDGDSFITMLHHLTGSKKHNEIIRMKGKEKGYKINEYGVFDGDKQIKIEKESDIYTLLDMPYVIPELREGFYEFERVVDEENLISLNDIRGVFHVHTSYSDGSMSIEDVIKVCLDRNYQYVGISDHSKSSYIANGLDEKRVFQQFEEIGELKEKYKEIKILKGIECDILADGSLDFDDEVLQRFDFVIAGVHSHFNLDKNSMTKRLVKALSNPYVNIFGHPTGRLLLSREGYTFDEDEVFKVCKENGVVIELNANPHRLDIDWRRMEYVHKYNLLISISPDAHYKEGFDDLRFGVYVARKGCIIKEQVLNTKSFDEIAEKLRL
- a CDS encoding sigma-54-dependent transcriptional regulator yields the protein MKVLIIDDEKNICGTIKDIVEDEGHEADFALTFEDGFKKLKEEVYDVIFLDIWLPDRDGNEGLKDIKKYFPETEVIIISGHGNIENAVDAIKHGAYDFLEKPLSLDRIILLLKHISDKIELVRDLKYYKFDLLKKYELIGVSDEITKLKRRIEKIAPTNAWVLITGDNGTGKEHVARLIHLLSKRSNQRFVELNCSAVPSELIESEMFGYEKGAFTGAVSRKIGKIELANKGTLFLDEVGDMDLMMQAKLLRVLETFEFSRLGGNEVIRSDFRLISATNKDIEKEIAEGRFREDLYYRINVVPIHVPPLRQRKVDIPLLIDHFLKESCYNNGLNLKEIDDELMELFVEYDWPGNVRQLKNTVERMVVLSESDKLTVDDAPGFLKGLKNDDFEIISMGLPLKKAKEIFEKNYIAKVLKSTNWNISQSAKILEIERTYLHRKINQFGLKK
- a CDS encoding ATP-binding protein, whose protein sequence is MIAGDKSKQKKIFLYFILLLILILINFIVSSKLVNFEFPFTSNISIFLLINLNIVLLLALLIVIFRNLAKIFFSKSKGVFGASLQSKLVIFSIILSVIPVSIVFIFSINIINNSINKWFDAQVEQALKSSVDLMQKYQNQLEQDLVEQTSILSKLVTTKGFLYQRNYGELKNFVVDYLQNNRIDGVAVYNKEGNRILSEDKKFYINFLVDKETVEEIVKNAKQVAKYEFFGENQIYWVGAPVSAKTSEKVILGALFVYKIVPPAQAEKVSKIMDSYRNYSQIKFFAEPVKNSYKILLVLMTLLVALAGIWGSIVFSKNITEPLGALAEASKKISKGDLDVKLEEVGDYELRVLIKSFNEMARRLKEHTEQLNKKNKELDNMYRQIFRDNQYIDTIFKNTKSAIFLFDENLKILKFNDKAKEILEIGEEWWNEILKLLKEFFKNHNEKSKSFQKDLKVHNTQKTFSITLSKVYLSHDEPDNIILFMDDITDILNAKKYEIWKEIASRIAHEIKNPLTPIKLNAERVLRKLKEENGNVSESIQKSIKTIIFEVNDLYKMVNEFNEFARMPNVYKTYFDLNDVLNEVVEFYKSSHNNINFIYKKTESVDFYGDVSQIKRLFHNLLNNAIAAVNDNGTIEIDISENKEYICLSFKDNGVGIKKEDVDKIFLPYFSKKSGGTGLGLAIVKKIVEEHDGEIKVESVENEYTVFNIRFNKTNWGK
- a CDS encoding ExeA family protein, translating into MGLKEFYGLKELPFNNTPDLKYFFKSEKHSLVLYKLNYLINYRKGLGIVLGPIGTGKTILARLFFEELDPEKYEAALIVVVHSEVSSEWFLKKLCLQLGIQNIPSEKHEMVNTLYKELSKINEMGKKVVILIDEAQMLSKKEVIEEMRGLLNFEDEKGKLITFVLFGLPELESNLRQDKPLFQRVSMRLVLEPLDLNETLRYIKHRLKIAGSEELIFESEAIKKIYEYSKGIPRLINTICDNALFEGFLIKKHVINKDLIEQVAQDLGLA
- a CDS encoding tetratricopeptide repeat protein, producing MRLFKSKELDIQDIKKLFLKGQLKKALKECKKYLSNKENDYDAWNLFGDIQFRLGNKSDALETYKRLIAKLEDAKYIDKVIAQIKKVLKFFPEEYELYRKLAQAFEKKGLIGEQLNTLIKLSDIYEKNGLVDKSIDILKEITEIDRSNILNFKLVLERLDKFQKSFEICKFLYSALKVAHERFQKEQTEHIKEYIIYFSEIGLKHKCDLTEVIPFMLPYFQKNEDKKNVLIEFGRNYLTKTFDYDFYNFLKKYYPINMDLDFYNELKEHYKEPVIYRDLVNYYLNNDDYENLSNLIKEINELPDYDFKIEFIQVIKGIYDKIDDDVLLDLMVTLAGKCKAKDLQIAIYKRLAEIYSSRKDTEKADRILNYINDLEYGISLESHEEYGPDLEGEDKTSLEDLEFGKLEEVISEDKKEEDTVETTISGLETTVLGPDFVPDTDESFELDVDLDLRGEQEVKGEEKKDDDVLLEDELADVISIEELDLTGFEFIDEKKEDESLKSRLAEIEELINSGQYEKAKGVVDDLLLEYPDNEKVKDYASKIFLFFNELEDSGELIDLDEFVEGEAVTGKKIIQLDKDEKTLVENIRKSINEKVSPDDYETHYDLALAYFEMELYEDAVEEFKKASYGSKKYESLYMLAECYKKMGKYDNAINVHKLILADFDDIEKVKNSLYELALVYEIKGDKKIAKVYFDKLANIDMNFRDLKEKLKQYPDYEISDSENISDENEKTVKKKKRKKKISFL